One genomic segment of Anguilla anguilla isolate fAngAng1 chromosome 2, fAngAng1.pri, whole genome shotgun sequence includes these proteins:
- the LOC118220362 gene encoding dickkopf-related protein 3-like produces MSVTLRLLPLALLCLGLSVGPAEGRIWAWMLSIPYSPPEDVPPAARDTASPAAARGSSVVCDHDRACGRGLSCDRHFGLCVPLKQAGQYCRRDAQCVRGLSCMFGKCHRSIPEGQEGARCKVDRDCEGSMCCARHHGEQVCKRRLERGESCFVPDGGLAFSINQICPCDEGLLCRSSAETPRRE; encoded by the exons ATGTCCGTCACCCTGCGGCTCCTCCCTCTGGCGCTGCTGTGCCTGGGTCTGTCCGTTGGCCCGGCGGAGGGACGCATTTGGGCGTGGATGCTCTCCATCCCCTACAGCCCCCCCGAGGACGTGCCCCCTGCCGCCCGGGACACAGCGTCACCCGCCGCCGCCCGGGGATCGTCG GTGGTTTGTGACCATGACCGCGCTTGTGGAAGGGGGCTCTCCTGTGACCGCCACTTTGGGCTATGTGTGCCCCTCAAGCAGGCGGGACAATACTGCCGACGGGACGCCCAGTGTGTGCGCGGTCTCAGCTGCATGTTCGGAAAGTGTCACCGCAGTATTCCCGAAGGACAGGAAG GAGCCAGGTGCAAGGTTGACCGGGACTGCGAGGGCTCGATGTGCTGTGCTCGACACCACGGCGAACAAGTGTGCAAACGGCGGCTGGAGCGTGGAGAGAGCTGCTTCGTGCCCGACGGCGGCCTGGCATTCAGCATCAACCAGATCTGCCCTTGCGACGAGGGGCTCCTGTGCCGCAGCAGCGCCGAGACGCCCCGCAGAGAGTGA